The Lolium perenne isolate Kyuss_39 chromosome 6, Kyuss_2.0, whole genome shotgun sequence genome segment TttcgattaccgtcctgtcgatcatctcgcctgtcatcgtaccgatcatcctgccgatcggAGTAGCTtgcggccaccaagttgttgtcatcgtagctgcggttcttccttctcttgttgcgatcccttcgaccacccgaatcatgcttcggctggtcatcttcttcatcgtcgctgcgctgtcgtggctttcgaacgttgtcctcgccatcggcccagctgttggcgatttccattaacttggttatggttttgggcttcttgcgtccaagttcttctatatagctttcacgtcggatgtcatcactgaaggcgtcgattgctctgtcgaaagatacgtcttccgcagcgttcaggagcttggtgaatctcccgatgtatgcgcacatcgattccttctgcttctgctggcaatgccgtaactcctcgatcccgacgggccttttgtaggttgcttggaaattggcgacgaaggcttctactaggtcgtcccatgacttgatggaacccttcggtagacctcttagccaggctcgcgctgagtcctttaggtaaagctgcaggcactgcattgctgctatctgattccctttttgcagaatcaccgtctgcagataatcctctatccaggatcttggctcctgctgcccatcgtacttggcggcgtcggtaggggtaggtttgaacttcttgggtggcatcgcctcccgaattttgtagcttaaacaatcggctcccctaagctcgtcgtcgttctcctgggtctcgtccgaagaatcgctgtcgagttcctctctggcggcgcgtcgccgccttgctttgtcaatcttactctgagtaatttcatcccgagcgtctcttgTGTGGTGCTTTGAGCCGCTAGCCTGCAACGTGGTTTTTTCCTTCCGTGGAACTAGCTTATCTCCTAATACCGCGAGACTTTCTAAGGCTCCACGGtgagcctgagccatggatccttcaggacgctggttaatgaggtatgctgcaaggttggctgttgctcccgcaacggtttttggccgcggcatgcctgcggtgtccgtAGTCATGAAAGACTTGGTCAAGTTTGACGTTATCTCCCTTGAATCATCTTCCAaaagcctggacattcttgatcgatgtttgcctcctccgtgggtacttcgggaggcacttccctgcgagcctctgcgtcgctcgctggatcggtctgccgcagataggcgtctctcgagggtggcttgctccttagataggcgctcccgatttttctccaatatggagcggtaagcgttgagagtgccaaccgtggttcctgccggaagtggtgtgttgttaagcacggctgccttggctgctgcccactcctcctccgcgatggtgtggtcgctgttgttgttgctgacgctgttctcaaaactagctcgcctgctggaacggggggtgcgatctccatctcccctgttcgcaacataaacttggaggggcgccactcttcgggtgtctccttgggtgacgctgtcgatgctgtcctctcccgatgaatagtaggctttgcagatgaatggcgtgtcgctcgaccctagcccgtgcctggtgtcgcagtttatGCAGTAGTATgaggttagctccgaggacgTGGGATCATCGGATCCGACCCTGGTGTCGCAGTTTATGCAGTAGTATgaggttagctccgaggacgtgggatcatcggatccgaccgacatggaggatgccgaacggggagtcgaaggcgtggacggactcgacgggcttgtcaggccagccgaaaggtcgagtgacgatgatgcgcttggactcgtcgacctggagatgggagattccagcagccgaagaattccttctgagttgacgttgtagtggacgctcccgaaggccatctccatgttgccttgtaaaccggagaaagtcgagcgagacgaATCGCTATGTGGGGTGAACTCATAGGAGACGAAACGAATTGGGCTTCCCAGACgaggcgatgatggtgttgacgaagctgctgatgacatgacgggttcatccgatgtccgatcttgtgctgaTAGGGTTCCCAcaaacggcgccaattgtcgagggtactcctcgccaatgccctccgataggggcttagggttgatggaatcctgcaagctgacacgagacatcggttcacagacaagcggggagagcaatttacccaggttcggggccctcgatgaggtaaaacccttacgtcctgcctgtctgttcttgattatgatgataatgggttacaatggggtgccgaatagttcggcagaGATCTCGCCGAGTTGGCTAATTGCTAGGGTGTTCTAgttctaagcttttgctggctaagatcgttaagattgatcgtgtccctcggcagcccctctactggcctttatataggaggccaggtctcaagaggtctcaccgagtacgactaggtttacagtagttttagatccgatctttccttgttcgatcgcttccttgtcttgcccgtcaaggaaccttctggtgcgccgttctagtggcccatctcgccttcaggtgtcttcatgggcctccaattagtcaatacaggatagggtaatgtgggttacccgaagggtagtgcccacgtcaaccgccaccacgccgtcgtgctgccgggattcaaggaggatctactacttccgctgcccgctggaacggggagaaggacgtcgtcttcatcaacaccgaacgtgtgaccgaatacggaggtgctgcccgattgtggcaccgtcaagatcttctatgcgcttttgaaagcggcaagtgatcatcttctgcaacaacgagatctaatctcgtaggctttgaaaatcttcaagggttagtctcgttcatcccctcgttgctaccgtcttctagattgcatcttgtcttgtattgcgttctcgcggtaggaaattttttgttttctatgctacgaatccctacacgcTGCACCCCTATTTTTTTTTAGAGTAACTCTGACTTTATTGACCAACGTTCAGAATTATAGGAATCGACATAAAATCATGGGGCTCAAGTAGCCACAGGTGGCGCCCCTGATCCAAAGCTAAAGCAAAATGAGCTAAACTATATGCCTCCTTATTTGAACTTCTACCCTCAAAGGTATAAGACACCTCCTGGAAGTCTAATCTTTGAATGTTTATTTCCTGAATAATGGCAGCATATTGACCTCCCGTTCCTTCGGCAATATCTAAGACCACATGTTTACAATCACTTGCAATGACCAGGCGGCTCAGGGCAACATCAGTAGCCAAGGCAAGAGCTTCACGGCAAGCTAATGCTTCCAGTGTTGGAGGGTCGAAAACTCCCTTGAACACCACAACAGATGATCCCATGTAAAATACATCACCCCTCCTTAGCACCACTGCCACCGATCCAGTAAATTTGTCCCTAGACACTGCAGCATCCACATTTGCCTTGATTAGCCCTTCTCCCGGGGGTATCCATCCTCTACTCCTCTCACGGTAAGGAGTCACCAATACACCTGATGATGGTTTAAGTATTAAGGAGAGCTCCTCCAGGAAACGCTTCACAAAATAGTGGGTTGATAACGGACTCTGGAACTCTCCTTCATGAATTGCCTTCCTTCGCGCCGTCCAAATTGCCCACAACGAAACACCTACCATGATGAAGTGCTCCGAGGTTAGGGATTCCATCATGTTAAACAACCAGCTCCTTGCGTTAGGTTCTGTTGTCGCATACATATGTTCAACCACTTCCTCATCTGCTAAGGCCCATACACTCCGCGCCATTGGACATTCCAGAAGTGAATGGCACCATGAGTCTATCCTTCCGCATAACAAGCACGGACTAGAAGTGGATATATGACGATGTTGTAGCAAATCTCCCATTGGAAGGGACTGCTTAGCTAGCCTCCAGAGAAAGACCCTAATCTTTGGTGGAACATTAACCTTCCAAAGTTTTGTCCAACTCTTGGACTCTGCAGAATTATCAGAACTCGAGGCTCGTCCTTCAAGCCACGCTTCTCTTCGACTCTTTATGTCCACCACCATCCTATACGCCGATCTCACTGTAAACATTACCCTTTTATCGAAATTCCATGACCAGAAATCAGCAATATTCCGTGTGCACAAGGGTATGCCTAAGATCACGTCACAATCAGCCTTAACAAAGCACTCATGGACCCTCTCTTGCTTCCATGACGCCGAAGTAGCATCGATCAAGTCGCTAACTAGTTGCGGAGGGTCACCAGATAGCGAAtcaatcggcctcatcatctcgcTTCTTGGTAACCAATTATGAGTCCAAATCCTGGTTGCTTTTCCATCCCCAATACGCCGGATTACTGAACAAGTTGATAGGAGGCTGGGCTGATTCTCAGCTGTGGGAAGGCCCGGCCCCGGGCGACCGAGGAAGGAAAAGAAGGCCCGGCCCCATGGCTCGCCCATGAAGGCCTGCCAGACAGCggaacggaaggatccagaagagAAGAGCCGTGGTGGTTGTTTGGACGGAGACGGTGGAGCTCGGCTCGGGATCGATCGGAGTAGGGGCGGGATGACGCGGGGCAAGCAGAAGATCGACGCGCAGCGGCGGAGCGCGGAGAAGAACCAGAAGTCCAAGGGCTCCCAGCTCGAGGCCCGCGCCGAAGGCCTCAAGATCGTCTGCCCCGTCTGCAAGGTCAGCACCCACACCCAGGGTCTCCTTCCTAATCGCCTTTCCCCTCTTACCTACCCCCATGTCCCGATGGACCGATTCACGGCGATGTCGATCTCACACGCGATTCGGGTGAGCAGTTCATCCTAGTCCCGAGTACTGTATATACGATTGATCGGCAGTCTCGGTCTCGGTCCACTCCAATCCCATGCGCGATGTCATCTTCCCCCTTTTTGGGCTTGCATTTCTGTGGCTAACTCCACCGTAGGGAAGAGTTGGGTAGTGAGAAGCCGAACTTCATGTAACATCGCCTCTCTATCTGTGTGCAGACGCAGTTGGCCAACGAGAAGCAGTTGATTGATCACTACGGCTCCAAGCATCCCAAGGAGAAACCTCCAGGTCCATCCAACGCATAAAGATTGTTGCACACCCAGATGCGGAAGAAGCGTGAGCTATGCTCCTTACATGGTTGACCCCGGCTTCAGTTTTACCGTATAATTAAGTGTATGCGTTTCCTCTAAAGAGCCCTGGTAGCTGGTAAGCATGTGCCCTCTATGGGGATCTTGTGCTTTGGTACCCCCTAGATGTACCTTCGAAATGTATGCGGTACAATCTTGGGATAAAATAATGGTAAACTGCATATGTTAAGCCTCTTGTTGCGTGGTGCTGTTTGAAGTATAGTTGGTATTTATAAGTGAAGCTTGTCTACTACTACATAAAACACACTGCAGGCTGTTACACAATTTTGCACCCTTGGTTTTGATTTCTGTAGATGCGACCTTTACAGGCTAACTTTACTTAGGCTGAAACTGTGCCAGCAGACATGGGGACTCTCGTGTAAATCAATTTCTGATTTTATGAAAATTCTTCTCAACCGGGATTCTGAATTAATTAAACCCGCTGAATTGGCTAGCAGTAGATCTAAGATCAGGTTCTGGGGTCACTAGCTTACAGAGATATAGCGCATGAAAATATAACACACTGATACAATAGAACGAGCCAAATGACGAATTGTGAAATAGAGCTACAATCAAAGAGGGTATAACTACAGAGATTGACCGGGGCCTAAAATTATTACCCCTCTTCTACTCTTGGAGCAGCGCTAGTGTTTGGTCCAAGCAAATTGCAGGAGCGTAGTCAATCTATCTGTGTGCAGGCCCGATAGGCAAATGAGATGCAGTTGATTGATCACTATGAATCAAATCAAAGCATCACTGGGAGAAACCTGCAGCTCCATCCAAAAGGATCAAAACAGAGTGAATTTTTGCACACCGTGATGCAGAAGCATGAGTTACGCCTGACTGTTTGCGTGAGTAGTCAATCTGCTCCGGATGATCCCGGATTCAGTTCCACCCTATATATATAATTTCCTCTTGTTCCAGAAAGAGCCCTGGTAACCATCTGCCTGTTATGAGTATGAGTAtcttatgctatcatactatcgatGTACCATCAAAACTGTGTGTGGTGTCATCAAACTTTGAAAATATCTTATCCCTGATAATTACTGCTGCTAGGTTATGGGCAACTGAAGCGACTTAGCTTCACTCAACATCTGTTCCTCATGGTCGTTTGGGTTGGAGTCATGGGGTTTTGCAGGTTCTTTCTCATTTCAGTCTGCTATTAGTTCAGTCTGTTTTTTCTTCCCTTTCTCAGTTTGGTCGCTCAGAGGTTGTCGTGTCTGCCCCCTTTGTAACTTCTGGTCGTGTACTCTGGCCTTTCTATTGGCCTTTCTTTCTTCTATATATTCACATGCCGTTCTTCTGCATGGTTCAAAAAAAAGGTACGGTGTCAAGTATGACATACTCTTGTTGTCTGGTTGGTTCGAAAATGTTACAGTAGCATTATTTGTGAATGAAACTTGTCAAAAAAGAAAAGTTCTGAAGCGAAGTAATACTATAATATGGGCCAAACCACATACATAGAAAGAGTATGTGACATCTCAGATCAGGCAATTATCATACTAAAAATTGTGGGTTTTCAAATTCTAAACATGCTTCGGTGCAACAGGAAGGAAAACAATTGGACACAAAGATCCAAAGTGAGAGCAAATTATGCTTTGTACCCTGAAAATGATAATAATCTGATTGTACATTCTGGGAGCTTGATCGACATGGCTGGCTTTAACCGGTGATAGA includes the following:
- the LOC127307161 gene encoding uncharacterized protein — its product is MTRGKQKIDAQRRSAEKNQKSKGSQLEARAEGLKIVCPVCKTQLANEKQLIDHYGSKHPKEKPPGPSNA